Proteins from a single region of Pelodiscus sinensis isolate JC-2024 chromosome 29, ASM4963464v1, whole genome shotgun sequence:
- the LOC102453370 gene encoding keratin, type I cytoskeletal 19 produces MSYSTKTTLTSSSTVGGGGTRVSGGGGSGGSRTGTSTVKSSVGNFSCKSYGGGSKCSYGGGGGGGYGGRLVSCGGYGAGFGSTCGGFSGGGYGGGGVCGSGFGGSVMGAGGVCGGGFGGGAMGSGFGGSCGFGGSGGFGGSGGFGGSGGFCVDDGLLNTNEKVTMQNLNDRLANYLEKVHGLETSNADLEKLIKEWYQNQGPTASLKDYTPFLKEIDDIDKEIVAASVECNKVAVDVDNTKMTIDDFRTKAEHEMALRQNVEADINGLRPMLDQLTISKSDLEAEYESLKEELISLIKNHEEEIKGLIQQTVGDVNVEVNAAPGCDLTQTLDDLRREYDAIIQRNRKEVEQWYACKIAEVNQEVNTSGQDIEINSKQITELRRECQNVEIELQSQLSMLKSLQSSLEDTECRYNIQLQQMQSVISSVEEELAHIRCEIENQSQEYKMLLGIKMQLEKEIAQYRSLLDAGSKDLPGGPEGGVASGGVFRGEGGRGGGVSTVPRGGDRGGSVRESHRLEGGGSGGGSVVRGEGSTGSRGEDRRPSKTGENFVYTRRTFE; encoded by the exons ATGAGTTATAGCACTAAGACTACGCTTACTTCTTCTTCAACTGTTGGTGGGGGTGGAACACGCGTCTCTGGTGGAGGAGGGAGTGGCGGCTCTAGGACGGGAACCTCCACTGTGAAGAGCAGTGTTGGAAACTTTTCTTGTAAAAGCTATGGGGGAGGTTCCAAGTGTAGTTATGGAGGGGGAGGCGGTGGCGGTTATGGTGGCAGACTAGTAAGCTGTGGTGGTTATGGAGCGGGATTTGGATCAACATGTGGTGGCTTTAGCGGCGGTGGCTATGGTGGAGGTGGAGTGTGCGGCAGTGGCTTTGGCGGAAGTGTCATGGGTGCAGGTGGTGTGTGCGGTGGTGGTTTTGGTGGAGGTGCCATGGGCAGTGGTTTTGGTGGAAGCTGTGGTTTTGGTGGAAGCGGTGGTTTTGGTGGAAGCGGTGGTTTTGGTGGAAGCGGTGGTTTCTGTGTCGACGATGGCCTCCTCAACACCAATGAAAAGGTCACCATGCAGAACCTTAATGATCGCTTGGCAAATTACCTGGAAAAGGTTCACGGTTTGGAAACAAGCAACGCTGATCTGGAGAAGCTCATCAAGGAATGGTATCAGAATCAAGGTCCAACTGCTTCATTAAAGGACTACACTCCCTTTCTTAAAGAGATTGATGACATTGACAAAGAG attgttgctgcctctgtggaatGTAACAAGGTAGCTGTGGATGTTGATAACACTAAGATGACTATTGATGACTTTAGAACCAA AGCAGAGCATGAAATGGCGCTCCGCCAGAATGTGGAAGCTGATATTAATGGCTTACGCCCCATGTTGGACCAGCTGACCATAAGCAAGTCTGACCTAGAGGCGGAGTATGAATCCCTGAAGGAGGAACTAATTTCTCTCATAAAGAACCATGAGGAG GAAATTAAAGGATTGATTCAGCAGACCGTTGGTGATGTCAATGTGGAGGTCAATGCTGCCCCAGGCTGCGATCTGACGCAAACACTAGATGACTTGAGAAGAGAGTATGATGCTATCATTCAGAGAAACCGCAAAGAGGTGGAACAGTGGTATGCATGCAAG ATAGCAGAAGTTAATCAAGAAGTCAATACGAGTGGCCAAGACATAGAGATCAACAGCAAACAAATCACAGAACTGAGACGTGAATGCCAGAATGTGGAAATTGAGCTGCAATCCCAGCTCAGCATG CTGAAGTCTTTGCAGTCCTCCTTGGAGGACACCGAATGTCGCTACAACATACAGCTGCAACAGATGCAGAGCGTTATTAGCTCTGTGGAGGAAGAACTGGCACATATTCGATGTGAAATAGAAAATCAGAGTCAAGAATACAAGATGCTCCTGGGCATCAAGATGCAGCTGGAAAAGGAGATAGCTCAGTATCGGAGTCTGCTTGACGCAGGAAGTAAAGACCTTCCTGG TGGTCCAGAGGGAGGTGTCGCAAGTGGAGGTGTCTTCAGAGGTGAAGGAGGAAGAGGTGGTGGTGTTTCTACAGTCCCAAGAGGAGGTGACAGAGGAGGAAGTGTCAGAGAATCACACAGATTAGAAGGAGGTGGCTCAGGTGGAGGATCAGTAGTAAGAGGAGAAGGTAGCACAGGATCAAGAGGAGAGGACAGAAGGCCATCTAAGACTGGTGAAAACTTTG TGTACACAAGAAGAACTTTTGAGTAA